A single genomic interval of Xiphophorus couchianus chromosome 2, X_couchianus-1.0, whole genome shotgun sequence harbors:
- the sema4ba gene encoding sema domain, immunoglobulin domain (Ig), transmembrane domain (TM) and short cytoplasmic domain, (semaphorin) 4Ba has translation MWTMSMAWLCLPAYTVLLLGFLHLAVTENDVTPRLSFPYNAKERTTRSFSANGVFNFTSLLLSSEDNMLYIGAREILFALNLSDISAANLQRSLTWKTPERKRDECSFKGKDLQRDCFNYIKILLRMNSTHLYVCGTYAFSPMCAYIRTADFSFVKSDAGEIVTEDGRSRCPFNPEYKSTAIMADGELYAGTVSNFQGNEPIIYKSLSQGTALKTENSLNWLQDPAFVGSAYIQESLPKGNLVGDDDKIYFFFSEAGKEFDFFDNTVVSRIARVCKGDIGGERVLQKKWTTFLKAQLLCSLPDDGFPFNIIQDMVVFTPSPGDWKNTMFYGVFTSQWYKGASGSSAVCSFTMDQVEKAFNGRYREVNRETQQWYTYNHPVPEPRPGACITNAAKGMGISSSLHMPDKVLNFVKDHFLMDSVIRSQPLLLKRNVRYTQIVVHGVQTAKKVYNVLFIGTDDGRLHKAINIKNKMHIIEEMVIFRDSKPVHQIELDTEKGRLYVSSLSELVEVPLANCTNYQSCGECILSRDPYCVWNKGQCVDIRSAPASNAQQQDVDEANTSVICKKPSPRVPNHPPTRASSCQAIIIPANTFKVLPCKLRSNLAERKWQFSEGTGHFHYPSPEGGLVVVAQAGRQETYECWSVEEGFMELLANYCVRGEARQESTTLTGHSRAPQLSQEEVIFLPGETLSPQINTKTYWNELIVVCALLGFSVVVFSLFVIYRNRDHMKSMLKEGECPNMQQKKPRIVGKPAENLPLNGSTVTTSASDHKGYQTLNDNYLCSTPPHECSSPDNTKSFSESEKRPLNLKESHVEISPSCPRPRVRLGSEIKDSIV, from the exons ATGCAAAGGAAAGGACAACGAGAAGCTTTTCAGCCAACGGGGTCTTCAACTTCACCTCCCTCCTGCTCAGCAGTGAAGACAACATGCTGTATATTGGTGCCCGGGAGATTCTGTTTGCTCTCAACCTCTCTGATATCAGTGCAGCGAACCTACAAAGAAGT ctcaCGTGGAAAACtccagagaggaagagagacgAGTGCAGTTTCAAAGGCAAAGATCTTCAG agGGACTGCTTCAACTACATAAAGATTTTACTGCGTATGAACAGCACTCATCTGTACGTATGCGGAACGTACGCCTTCAGCCCAATGTGTGCCTACATT AGGACTGCGGACTTCTCGTTTGTCAAAAGTGATGCTGGTGAGATTGTTACAGAGGACGGACGCAGCCGCTGCCCATTCAACCCAGAGTACAAGTCCACTGCCATCATGGCTG ATGGGGAGCTGTATGCCGGCACTGTTAGTAATTTCCAAGGAAATGAACCCATAATCTACAAAAGCTTGAGTCAGGGAACTGCTCTAAAAACCGAAAACTCTCTCAACTGGCTTCAAG ACCCAGCCTTTGTTGGCTCAGCTTACATACAGGAGAGCCTGCCCAAGGGCAACCTTGTGGGCGATGACGATAAGATTTACTTCTTCTTCAGTGAAGCAGGGAAGGAGTTTGATTTCTTTGACAACACTGTCGTGTCACGCATCGCTCGCGTGTGTAAG GGCGACATTGGAGGCGAGAGGGTATTACAGAAGAAGTGGACCACTTTCTTAAAGGCCCAGCTCCTGTGCTCGCTGCCTGATGATGGTTTTCCCTTCAATATAATCCAAGACATGGTTGTTTTTACGCCGAGTCCTGGGGACTGGAAGAACACTATGTTTTATGGAGTCTTCACATCTCAGTG GTATAAAGGTGCGTCAGGAAGCTCTGCAGTCTGTTCGTTCACGATGGACCAAGTGGAAAAGGCTTTCAATGGGCGCTACCGTGAGGTCAACAGAGAGACCCAGCAGTGGTACACATACAATCATCCTGTCCCGGAGCCTCGGCCTGGAGCT TGTATTACAAATGCTGCCAAAGGGATGGGAATCTCTTCTTCGCTGCACATGCCAGACAAGGTGCTGAATTTTGTCAAAGACCACTTCCTGATGGACAGCGTGATTCGCAGCCAACCTCTCCTGCTGAAGCGTAACGTACGCTACACGCAGATTGTAGTCCATGGAGTCCAGACAGCTAAAAAGGTGTACAATGTTCTTTTCATTGGCACAG ATGATGGAAGACTCCATAAGGCCATTAACATCAAAAACAAGATGCACATTATTGAAGAGATGGTAATCTTCCGTGACTCTAAACCGGTACACCAAATTGAGCTGGACACTGAGAAG GGTCGGCTTTATGTTTCATCTCTCTCTGAACTTGTGGAGGTTCCACTAGCTAACTGCACTAATTATCAGAGCTGTGGGGAGTGCATCCTTTCCAGGGATCCATATTGTGTCTGGAACAAGGGGCAGTGCGTAGACATCAGAAGTGCTCCTGCAAGCAA TGCTCAGCAGCAGGATGTAGATGAAGCAAATACATCAGTCATTTGCAAGAAGCCAAGCCCACGGGTTCCTAATCATCCTCCAACAC GAGCATCTTCATGCCAGGCAATCATAATCCCAGCCAACACTTTCAAAGTACTGCCATGCAAGCTGCGCTCCAATTTGGCTGAGAGAAAGTGGCAATTTAGCGAAGGCACAGGTCACTTCCACTACCCCAGCCCAGAGGGGGGACTGGTGGTGGTCGctcaggcaggcaggcaggaaACCTACGAGTGCTGGTCAGTGGAGGAAGGCTTCATGGAGTTGCTGGCAAACTACTGCGTGAGGGGCGAAGCCAGGCAGGAGAGCACCACCTTGACGGGCCATTCCCGTGCGCCACAGCTTTCCCAAGAGGAAGTCATTTTTCTGCCAGGGGAAACCCTCTCTCCGCAGATAAACACCAAAACCTACTGGAATGAGCTGATTGTTGTGTGCGCTCTCCTGGGATTTTCCGTGGTGGTCTTCTCTCTGTTCGTGATCTACAGGAACCGTGACCACATGAAATCCATGCTGAAGGAAGGGGAGTGCCCCAATATGCAGCAGAAGAAGCCCCGAATTGTGGGCAAACCTGCTGAGAATTTACCGCTAAATGGCAGCACTGTCACAACATCGGCGTCAGATCACAAAGGGTACCAGACCCTTAATGACAACTACCTTTGCAGCACTCCACCTCATGAGTGTTCCTCGCCTGACAACACCAAGAGCTTCTCAGAGTCAGAAAAGAGGCCTCTGAACTTAAAAGAGAGCCATGTAGAGATTTCTCCCTCATGCCCGCGGCCTCGAGTCAGACTAGGCTCTGAGATTAAAGACTCTATAGTGTAA